In Aestuariirhabdus haliotis, a single window of DNA contains:
- a CDS encoding HNH endonuclease, producing MIKLQRVLAPTYLTVEKVAELTAEFKSSGKSVWNHHHIKEPLLCSSFGKCAYCECPLETESNYMEVEHFEDKKSNPDKVVDWENLLPSCKKCNSSKGTHDVVADPIVNPYRDDPKDHLALRLYRLRGISEIGACTIQVTNLNHSDRLVFSRYKIGEKVSELIETSWERWNAYQVAVDTRTKNRLLGVVEGLLRECVPQANYAASTATMLLTDSSFLELIDKMKEASVWPEDLENLLQNALPIVLKCA from the coding sequence GTGATTAAGTTACAAAGAGTTCTGGCTCCCACCTACCTAACTGTTGAAAAGGTCGCAGAGTTAACTGCTGAGTTCAAAAGTAGCGGAAAGTCTGTTTGGAATCACCATCACATCAAAGAACCTCTACTTTGTTCTAGCTTTGGCAAGTGCGCATATTGTGAATGTCCACTAGAGACAGAGAGTAACTATATGGAGGTTGAGCATTTCGAAGATAAAAAAAGCAATCCAGATAAGGTGGTTGATTGGGAGAACCTCTTACCATCATGCAAAAAGTGTAATAGCTCTAAGGGAACCCATGATGTAGTGGCAGACCCTATTGTAAATCCCTATCGAGATGATCCTAAAGATCACTTGGCTCTCCGTCTCTACAGATTGAGGGGTATTTCGGAAATTGGAGCCTGTACAATTCAGGTTACCAACCTTAATCACTCAGATCGTCTGGTATTTAGCCGTTATAAAATCGGGGAAAAAGTCAGCGAGCTTATTGAAACGTCATGGGAACGGTGGAACGCCTATCAAGTAGCTGTTGATACAAGAACAAAGAACAGGCTACTGGGCGTAGTTGAAGGTTTATTAAGAGAGTGCGTCCCCCAGGCAAATTATGCAGCATCAACAGCCACAATGCTGTTGACGGATAGTAGCTTTCTAGAGCTAATAGATAAAATGAAAGAAGCTTCAGTGTGGCCGGAAGATTTAGAAAACCTGCTCCAGAACGCTCTACCAATTGTGCTCAAATGCGCTTAA
- a CDS encoding AAA family ATPase has translation MKIKSIDIEGIGGVKNLHIDFDNHMNFICGPNGIGKTTILECVAHSFSASNTNILKRNVSSAQGTFKSIIETENGDQQSNVRIADFDPDKQSSINGLHQYSEKLLSLKVTRTFQYQPLQAVAKDTDKNINTSYQEAKSGVNINEVKNWFVNRYLYSAHEGALTVEQLHNLEIAKKAFSLLSEGFSFKKVLASSNEIMVDSPSGEIYYEYLSSGFKSCLSIIFGIIKDIELRFKSPCIKADEFDGIILIDELELHLHPEWQAKIAGILVDVFPKIQFITSTHSPHILQNAKPNEIIALASNDDGVYRRQLNGGSYGFQGWTVEEVLTDVMGMEDTRTDTYKEKLSEFEKAITEENYSAAEAVYKELDKLLHSENYLRKLLKLELISIREVGE, from the coding sequence ATGAAAATAAAGTCGATAGATATCGAAGGCATTGGTGGAGTCAAAAATCTGCACATTGATTTTGATAATCATATGAATTTTATATGCGGTCCCAATGGTATAGGTAAGACTACAATTCTAGAATGTGTGGCTCATTCCTTTTCGGCTAGTAATACAAATATTCTTAAGAGAAACGTCTCAAGTGCTCAAGGAACATTTAAATCGATTATCGAAACAGAAAACGGTGACCAACAGTCAAATGTTCGAATCGCTGACTTTGATCCAGATAAGCAATCAAGCATTAATGGTTTGCACCAGTATTCGGAAAAACTACTTTCGCTAAAAGTCACCAGAACGTTTCAATATCAACCCCTTCAAGCAGTTGCGAAAGACACAGATAAAAACATTAACACGTCTTATCAAGAGGCTAAATCTGGAGTAAATATTAACGAAGTCAAAAATTGGTTTGTGAATCGATACTTGTATTCAGCTCATGAAGGGGCGTTGACTGTAGAGCAACTGCACAACCTAGAAATAGCAAAAAAGGCCTTCTCATTACTAAGCGAAGGGTTTAGCTTTAAAAAAGTACTCGCATCTTCTAATGAGATAATGGTTGATTCTCCAAGTGGCGAAATCTACTACGAATATTTGTCATCTGGGTTTAAGTCTTGCTTGTCGATTATTTTTGGAATTATTAAAGATATTGAACTTCGCTTTAAATCCCCTTGCATAAAAGCTGATGAATTCGATGGGATTATTCTAATAGATGAGCTTGAGCTTCATTTGCACCCTGAATGGCAAGCAAAAATTGCTGGAATATTGGTCGATGTTTTCCCAAAAATTCAGTTTATAACGTCAACGCATAGTCCTCATATCTTGCAGAATGCTAAGCCAAATGAAATTATTGCATTAGCTTCGAATGATGATGGAGTTTATAGAAGGCAGCTGAATGGAGGCTCTTATGGCTTTCAAGGTTGGACTGTAGAAGAAGTGCTTACCGATGTAATGGGCATGGAAGATACAAGAACTGATACCTACAAAGAAAAGCTTTCCGAATTCGAGAAGGCGATAACCGAAGAAAACTATTCTGCAGCTGAAGCAGTCTATAAGGAATTAGACAAATTGCTTCATTCTGAAAACTATCTTAGGAAGCTACTCAAACTTGAGCTAATTTCCATTCGGGAGGTTGGCGAGTGA